From a single Shewanella donghaensis genomic region:
- a CDS encoding alpha/beta hydrolase family protein, with protein MKWIFNLLMALCALSVTVSAQPLPVEAFASIPDVSHVSMSPNGKKIASLVRLNTDEQQGTIINILDIDTRESIFPIQTDNEKFVILSLSWANDDTLLIKAKFPAVRYGTPTTETRLIKYSLSKKKSMNSLSKQSLKKFKWMPQIQSNIIDKLPDSNDHLLLGINGLGNKANFESVIKLNTKNGRFKFVQPAEPNIQDWITDRQHKVRIGIYHKDTQFRIYEQADTGEDRRILWEFEAFAKEQIWPMGFAQDPNILYVKAYNNDLLAIFKVNLTDPKLTKELVFSRKSYDVEGSLIYSNLKQKVIGIDDSDESEYTFWDKEYIGLVNGLNKALPDYRNYITQFSEDERRYIVYSTNTKEAGIYLFGDRDAGQLFPIAYRYKSLTPELLADTKTLSYKARDGLEIEAFLTTPQNKEAKNLPTIIFPHGGPISYDSNSFDYWTQFLANRGYAVLRMNFRGSSGYGFDFMQAGLKSWGLDMQNDVEDGTRWLIEQGVSDPKKICIVGASYGGYAALMGVATTQDLYQCAVSVAGVTDVEYLVKSSRRYSNFEIVKKQIGDDYDALYERSPLSKAKDINVPVLLIHGDKDRVVRVQHSEDMFDELEDLDKQVEYIELENGDHYLSNNEHRIQTFIAIEKFLHKNLH; from the coding sequence ATGAAATGGATTTTTAATTTACTGATGGCGCTCTGCGCTTTATCAGTAACAGTATCTGCACAGCCATTGCCTGTAGAAGCGTTTGCCAGTATTCCTGATGTTAGTCATGTGAGCATGTCACCAAATGGCAAAAAAATAGCTTCATTAGTAAGGTTAAATACTGATGAGCAGCAAGGGACAATTATTAATATCCTTGATATTGATACCCGTGAATCTATCTTCCCTATCCAAACAGATAATGAAAAATTTGTCATTTTGTCATTAAGCTGGGCAAACGATGACACTTTACTCATTAAAGCTAAATTTCCTGCTGTAAGATATGGCACCCCGACAACTGAAACCCGTTTAATCAAATACTCCCTCAGTAAAAAGAAGTCGATGAACTCTCTTAGCAAGCAATCGCTGAAAAAGTTTAAATGGATGCCTCAGATCCAATCCAATATTATTGATAAACTCCCTGATAGTAATGACCATTTACTGCTTGGTATTAATGGCTTAGGCAATAAAGCCAACTTTGAATCAGTTATCAAGCTCAACACCAAAAATGGTCGATTCAAATTTGTTCAGCCAGCAGAACCCAATATCCAAGATTGGATAACCGATAGGCAACATAAAGTAAGAATTGGCATTTATCACAAAGACACTCAGTTCAGAATCTACGAACAAGCCGACACTGGTGAAGATAGACGCATTTTATGGGAGTTTGAGGCCTTTGCTAAGGAACAAATTTGGCCGATGGGCTTTGCTCAAGACCCCAATATTCTTTATGTAAAGGCTTACAATAATGACTTACTGGCCATTTTCAAGGTTAACTTAACCGACCCCAAACTGACTAAAGAATTGGTCTTTAGCAGAAAATCTTATGATGTTGAAGGCTCATTAATATATTCCAATCTCAAACAAAAAGTCATTGGGATTGATGATAGTGACGAGTCTGAATATACCTTTTGGGACAAAGAATACATTGGCTTAGTTAATGGGCTGAATAAAGCGCTACCAGATTATCGCAATTATATTACCCAATTCAGTGAAGATGAGCGTCGTTATATTGTTTATTCCACCAATACCAAAGAAGCAGGTATTTATCTGTTTGGTGATCGTGATGCAGGACAGTTATTTCCTATCGCATATCGATATAAAAGCTTAACCCCCGAGTTATTAGCTGATACCAAAACCTTGTCTTATAAAGCTCGAGACGGCCTAGAAATCGAAGCTTTTTTAACGACTCCCCAAAATAAGGAAGCTAAAAACCTGCCTACTATCATTTTTCCCCATGGAGGCCCTATTAGTTATGACTCAAATAGCTTTGATTATTGGACGCAGTTTCTAGCCAACAGAGGTTATGCCGTTCTACGAATGAACTTTCGAGGTTCATCAGGTTATGGTTTTGATTTTATGCAAGCGGGTTTAAAAAGCTGGGGCTTGGATATGCAAAACGATGTTGAAGATGGTACCCGCTGGCTCATTGAGCAAGGGGTGTCTGATCCTAAAAAAATATGCATTGTCGGCGCAAGTTATGGCGGCTATGCCGCACTCATGGGTGTAGCTACAACTCAAGATTTATATCAATGCGCTGTTAGTGTGGCGGGTGTCACCGACGTTGAATATTTAGTTAAATCTTCCAGACGTTACAGTAATTTTGAAATCGTGAAAAAGCAGATTGGTGATGACTATGATGCCCTATACGAGCGCTCCCCCTTAAGTAAAGCAAAAGACATTAATGTCCCGGTATTACTTATTCACGGCGATAAAGATCGCGTAGTTAGAGTGCAACATAGTGAAGATATGTTCGATGAATTAGAAGATCTGGATAAACAAGTCGAATATATAGAGCTAGAAAATGGTGACCACTATTTGAGCAATAATGAGCATCGTATACAAACCTTTATTGCCATCGAAAAATTTTTACATAAAAATTTACATTAA
- a CDS encoding TonB-dependent siderophore receptor translates to MRLSPIAFAVVASLASASLAAEETNNDTENNLDFELNIERIQVTGMNFNNYKVGSSSGAMRGDIDLMDTPQSVNVIPDFVTDEQLATNLSEVLVNDSSVTGGSEKWNRQVFNIRGFELDSGSGFLINGQQQFSHYVQPIETLQQVEVLKGPSSMLYGQSGPGGLINMVTKKPTYDTLFDVAFDTDANGSTRFQLDAGGALNDAESIRYRSVLVKQDTNYWREYQDGNGEQEQERDRFLGYLNLEFDLHDDVMLSVKYDYTEDTTGIDRGGWLDDSGELVGDREDIWDMSWAFTDNKVENLGADLTWYVSDDWKMTTGYNHQSFTRQRLDSSPTMVAGMDPTTDGYQIKAFDRYDDWQLKTAYMDFTGIVNAFGMEHQLLVGANILDYYYGQLKDSGEAQMVNPGDTVARPDLDYNNDTTKYESSYKHYGFYVQDLMTINDEWQVLAGVRYDEQKKDGEGENSYAVSPKFGVIYSPADNGSIYVNYSKSFNPQSIVNSDNDVNDGMDLDPEYGEQYEIGTKWELYDGGLLLTGAIFDTTVTNVTVREQLDQPIGDNEYITTQSGKQHHRGFEIGAQGQVSDNVFVTSSMMFLDAEYVTSSEDTEQLDGKTPVDAPEWSANIWTRYEVNDALALNFGAIYVGERFANTQNTIVKDDYVRFDFGAAYSFAIQNTDMSVRFNIKNLFDTDYLGGGTNTDVTVGEGRNFSLAFEAKF, encoded by the coding sequence ATGAGACTTTCACCTATTGCATTTGCTGTTGTTGCTAGCTTAGCTTCTGCTTCATTAGCTGCTGAAGAAACAAATAATGACACTGAAAATAACTTAGATTTCGAACTGAACATCGAGAGAATTCAGGTTACAGGGATGAATTTTAATAATTACAAAGTGGGCTCATCTTCAGGAGCAATGCGTGGTGATATCGACTTAATGGATACGCCGCAATCGGTGAATGTGATCCCTGATTTTGTCACTGACGAACAGCTTGCAACTAACTTGTCTGAAGTACTCGTCAATGACTCAAGTGTGACTGGCGGCAGTGAAAAGTGGAATCGCCAAGTATTCAATATTCGTGGTTTTGAATTAGATTCTGGTAGTGGTTTTTTAATCAATGGCCAACAACAATTTTCTCACTATGTGCAACCGATTGAAACACTACAGCAAGTTGAAGTGTTAAAAGGCCCATCAAGTATGCTTTACGGCCAGTCAGGTCCTGGCGGCTTGATTAATATGGTGACCAAAAAGCCAACTTACGACACCTTGTTTGATGTGGCATTTGATACCGATGCCAATGGTTCAACCCGTTTTCAGCTAGATGCTGGCGGCGCGTTAAATGATGCTGAATCTATCCGTTACCGTTCAGTATTAGTTAAGCAAGATACTAACTACTGGCGTGAGTACCAAGATGGCAATGGCGAACAAGAACAAGAACGTGATCGCTTTTTAGGCTATCTCAATCTTGAATTTGACCTACATGATGATGTGATGCTGTCAGTTAAATATGATTACACTGAAGACACTACTGGTATCGATAGAGGTGGCTGGTTAGATGACAGCGGTGAGTTAGTTGGTGATCGTGAAGATATTTGGGATATGTCATGGGCATTTACCGATAACAAGGTTGAAAACTTAGGCGCTGACTTAACTTGGTATGTTTCTGATGATTGGAAAATGACTACAGGTTATAACCATCAGTCATTTACTCGTCAGCGATTAGATTCGTCACCAACAATGGTGGCAGGCATGGATCCAACAACCGATGGTTACCAAATTAAGGCGTTCGATCGCTACGATGATTGGCAACTAAAAACCGCTTATATGGACTTCACCGGTATTGTGAATGCCTTCGGCATGGAACATCAGCTACTTGTTGGTGCCAATATACTTGATTATTACTACGGTCAGCTTAAAGACAGCGGCGAAGCACAAATGGTAAACCCTGGTGATACTGTTGCTCGACCGGATTTAGATTACAACAATGACACCACAAAATATGAGTCTAGCTACAAGCATTATGGCTTTTATGTACAAGACTTAATGACGATTAACGATGAGTGGCAAGTACTTGCTGGTGTGCGTTATGACGAACAGAAAAAAGATGGCGAAGGCGAAAACAGTTACGCAGTATCTCCTAAATTTGGGGTGATTTACTCACCTGCAGATAATGGCAGCATCTATGTAAACTATTCTAAAAGCTTTAATCCTCAGTCAATCGTTAACAGTGATAACGATGTGAATGACGGTATGGATTTAGACCCAGAGTACGGTGAGCAATACGAAATCGGTACCAAGTGGGAATTGTATGACGGTGGCTTACTGTTAACGGGTGCGATTTTTGATACTACAGTCACTAACGTCACAGTCCGTGAGCAATTAGATCAACCTATCGGTGACAACGAGTACATTACGACTCAAAGCGGTAAGCAACATCACCGTGGTTTTGAAATAGGTGCACAAGGTCAAGTGAGCGACAATGTGTTCGTCACCAGCTCAATGATGTTTTTAGATGCAGAATATGTGACAAGCTCTGAAGATACCGAACAACTTGATGGTAAAACACCGGTTGATGCACCTGAATGGTCAGCAAATATCTGGACTCGTTACGAAGTGAATGATGCTTTAGCTCTTAACTTCGGCGCCATTTATGTTGGTGAGCGTTTTGCTAATACCCAAAATACCATCGTCAAAGATGATTACGTCAGATTTGATTTTGGTGCAGCTTATTCGTTTGCGATTCAAAATACTGATATGAGTGTACGTTTTAATATCAAAAACTTATTTGATACCGATTATTTAGGTGGTGGTACGAATACTGATGTCACCGTGGGTGAAGGTCGAAACTTTAGTTTAGCCTTTGAAGCGAAGTTTTAA
- a CDS encoding PepSY-associated TM helix domain-containing protein gives MKVVPALKWFHNWVGFVISICMLIVLTTGVYLGGMDMLKRMDDKGQQYVPLTIEQKAHATEYIFEHYPEMSSVRFPTEHTPFIEGATRGQSIAFDSELNEISHHKVTDIPLWTTMFWLHRNFLLGDVGKYINAWASLVGGLVTLVGIYLWWRVRKTFRLKHSIPTNTKSSSLVKSHIQLGLFISVPLFLLCITGFLITYKGLWMDSLKHQPSVEMVEAVNNYPVSQANDWQSQLQTAQDLWPESLLVAVNKPRQKKPDPDAPKTAKPQSVDFSIRFDSHADVWLRQADSITMNHQQGTIKAALKHSDRDLSGRVASFVRPLHDALNMPLKYVVFITLVAVVGTLILLFSTVTFYRRIFKSKKKK, from the coding sequence ATGAAAGTAGTCCCCGCTTTAAAGTGGTTTCACAACTGGGTCGGTTTTGTCATTAGTATTTGTATGCTAATTGTACTCACGACTGGCGTGTATCTGGGCGGCATGGACATGCTAAAAAGGATGGACGATAAAGGGCAACAGTATGTTCCTTTGACTATCGAACAGAAAGCTCACGCCACTGAATATATTTTTGAACATTACCCAGAAATGAGCAGTGTGCGTTTCCCCACTGAACACACTCCTTTTATTGAAGGGGCAACCCGTGGTCAATCTATCGCCTTCGATAGTGAGTTGAATGAGATTTCCCATCACAAGGTGACAGATATCCCTCTTTGGACCACCATGTTTTGGCTACACAGAAACTTCTTACTCGGTGATGTTGGTAAATATATCAATGCTTGGGCATCGTTAGTCGGTGGTCTTGTTACCCTAGTTGGTATTTACCTTTGGTGGCGAGTACGTAAAACATTCAGACTAAAACATTCGATCCCAACCAACACCAAATCGAGCAGCTTAGTTAAAAGCCACATCCAATTAGGCTTGTTCATATCGGTGCCACTATTTTTATTATGTATCACAGGCTTTTTGATTACCTATAAAGGCTTATGGATGGATAGTTTGAAGCACCAGCCTTCTGTCGAAATGGTTGAAGCTGTCAATAACTATCCAGTTAGCCAAGCGAATGATTGGCAGAGTCAATTACAAACGGCTCAAGATTTATGGCCAGAGTCATTACTGGTTGCAGTCAACAAACCAAGACAGAAAAAACCTGATCCTGATGCGCCTAAAACAGCCAAGCCACAATCAGTAGATTTCAGTATTCGTTTTGATAGCCATGCTGATGTTTGGCTAAGACAAGCTGATAGCATCACGATGAATCACCAACAAGGAACAATAAAAGCGGCACTGAAACACAGTGATAGAGACTTATCAGGCAGAGTGGCAAGCTTTGTGAGACCTTTGCATGACGCCTTGAATATGCCACTTAAATACGTTGTATTTATTACCTTAGTAGCAGTGGTTGGTACCTTGATTCTATTGTTTAGCACAGTCACTTTTTATCGACGTATATTCAAGTCAAAAAAGAAAAAGTAG
- a CDS encoding prepilin-type N-terminal cleavage/methylation domain-containing protein — protein MHYKNNALKQHLKTQGFTLIELVVVIIVLAILAIIAVSKFIDIKRDAEISRVKAVAASFEQSVAFSHTRWQVIGGSEPMNDLPDFANNDLDMNTFGYPLGTGKGNPMGNPVNIGPGQQGCVDLWNALIESPPSVAIRNASDDVDFESYRHSAAGGTGSTQCTYVLRTLGDTAGRNRAEIKIVYDSVEGTVQAFIDE, from the coding sequence GTGCATTATAAAAATAACGCTTTAAAGCAACACCTGAAAACCCAAGGTTTTACCCTTATTGAACTCGTCGTGGTCATTATTGTGTTGGCTATTTTAGCGATAATTGCGGTGAGCAAATTTATTGATATAAAGCGTGATGCTGAAATAAGCCGAGTAAAGGCAGTCGCGGCATCCTTTGAGCAGTCGGTTGCTTTTTCTCATACACGATGGCAAGTCATTGGTGGCAGCGAGCCAATGAATGATCTACCAGACTTTGCCAATAATGATTTAGATATGAATACCTTTGGCTATCCGTTAGGTACAGGAAAAGGTAACCCTATGGGTAATCCTGTGAATATTGGTCCAGGTCAGCAAGGGTGTGTCGACCTTTGGAATGCTCTGATTGAAAGCCCACCATCGGTTGCCATTAGAAATGCCTCAGATGATGTGGACTTTGAATCATATCGACATTCAGCTGCGGGCGGCACAGGTTCGACGCAATGTACTTATGTACTGCGAACGCTTGGTGATACTGCAGGGCGAAATAGAGCTGAGATAAAAATTGTCTATGACTCGGTAGAAGGGACTGTTCAAGCCTTTATCGATGAATAA
- the nfuA gene encoding Fe-S biogenesis protein NfuA, with amino-acid sequence MINISDTAQAHFVKLLADQPEGTHIRVFVISPGTAQAECGVSYCPPDAKEADDTELPFTGFSAMVDEKSAPFLEEASIDFVTDQLGSQLTLKAPNAKMRKVSSDAPLKERIEYVIQSEINPQLASHGGNIMLIEITEDDVAVLQFGGGCNGCSQVDITLKDGIEKQLLDMFPGELSGVKDVTDHQHGTHSYQ; translated from the coding sequence ATGATCAACATTTCTGATACGGCTCAGGCGCATTTTGTAAAATTACTGGCCGATCAACCTGAAGGCACTCATATCCGTGTGTTTGTTATCAGTCCTGGTACCGCTCAAGCTGAGTGTGGTGTGTCTTACTGTCCACCTGATGCTAAAGAAGCTGATGATACTGAATTACCATTTACTGGTTTCAGTGCCATGGTCGATGAGAAAAGTGCACCGTTTTTAGAAGAAGCGAGCATTGATTTTGTAACGGACCAACTGGGTTCGCAACTAACATTGAAAGCACCGAATGCAAAAATGCGTAAAGTGTCATCAGACGCGCCATTAAAAGAGCGTATTGAGTATGTTATTCAATCAGAGATTAACCCACAGCTAGCTAGCCATGGTGGCAACATCATGCTAATTGAAATTACTGAAGACGACGTTGCCGTTCTGCAGTTTGGTGGTGGTTGTAATGGTTGTTCTCAAGTTGATATCACCCTAAAAGATGGTATTGAAAAGCAGCTATTAGATATGTTCCCTGGTGAACTATCAGGTGTTAAAGATGTGACTGACCATCAACATGGTACTCACTCTTACCAGTAA
- a CDS encoding M14 family zinc carboxypeptidase: protein MISFNTLFKYLSKSTLFSCLVCLPLFAIAQAESRIEQRLSSESIDSSITQPAEYLGYPLGEWHLRHDQINHYLQLLANQSSRVSLDSAGYSHERRQQLTAVITSDKNQQNLAEIISQRSQVKYGAKQQGPLVIWLAYSIHGDEASGAHAAVALSHYLAASNEQWVSQLLENTVILLTPTQNPDGFDRFSTWANNNRSNVIVTDPNHREHNQDWPGGRFNHYLADLNRDWLFLRHPASQGRVAFFHKWQPHYVGDFHEMWHNQSYFFQPGVPDRVNPLTSKANQTLSNELAAYHRKALDEVKQVYFSGQMFDDFFYGKGSTYPDINGSVGILFEQASSRGQAQDSPNGVVTLQNSIDNQFSTSISSLKGADALRKKLIKYQGDFFATNIKRTRDGKQKGRLVKAQGGAAHIDELTSILEQHKISFKYLSQNIEDDDILFMPQNSLFIPQSQPQHDLLQALFDKRTEFKDETFYDISTWNFESALALTIINGAKPSAKYLTANKPQLTLMNQLDAAANVAFVIDWQQASAAPMLQQLLAKNIQVKYAKMPFSLPDNGPTANKSAEITFPAGSLQIPQRQPKFSGNLPKFISKLAKQYQVNVTPATSSHTSSGMDLGSDDFITIKPIKPLLITGADTNASETGQMWYYLDRTLGTPVTMVNSDRLAKLDLSGYSHIFMADGPYNLMSDATARKLGKFTIDGGTIVAQKRALVWLNKRNILKSEPKTHKELNNLFSTSGMSFGDKSKLNARQSIGGAIVSLKLDDTHPINFGLPNPLQVMKNREISFNLTSTPFIVAADYENEPLVSGYLAKEYQRAFANTPAMIVEQKGKGHIVALTDNLLFRNIWLGSEKVYANSLYFIQKGFK from the coding sequence ATGATTAGCTTCAATACACTGTTTAAATACTTATCAAAAAGCACCCTTTTCTCATGCTTGGTTTGCTTACCTTTATTTGCAATCGCGCAGGCAGAATCCCGTATTGAGCAACGTCTCTCAAGCGAAAGCATTGATTCAAGTATCACTCAACCTGCTGAATACCTAGGGTATCCTTTAGGCGAGTGGCATTTACGCCATGATCAAATAAACCATTACTTACAATTGTTAGCCAACCAAAGTTCAAGGGTGTCATTAGATTCTGCCGGTTACTCCCATGAAAGACGCCAACAGCTAACGGCTGTCATCACCTCAGACAAAAACCAACAAAATCTAGCTGAAATAATAAGTCAACGCAGCCAAGTGAAGTATGGCGCGAAACAACAAGGACCATTAGTCATCTGGTTGGCTTACTCTATACATGGCGATGAAGCCAGTGGCGCTCATGCCGCTGTCGCACTCAGCCATTACCTTGCAGCCTCAAATGAGCAATGGGTGTCACAATTACTAGAAAACACCGTAATTCTACTCACACCAACCCAAAACCCTGACGGCTTTGATCGCTTCTCAACCTGGGCCAACAATAATCGAAGCAATGTTATCGTCACGGATCCAAATCACCGTGAACATAACCAGGATTGGCCTGGAGGACGCTTTAACCATTACCTTGCGGATTTAAATCGCGACTGGTTATTCTTACGTCACCCTGCATCCCAAGGTCGTGTCGCCTTCTTCCATAAGTGGCAGCCTCATTATGTGGGTGATTTCCATGAAATGTGGCACAACCAATCATACTTCTTCCAACCTGGGGTCCCAGATAGGGTTAACCCGCTAACGAGTAAAGCCAATCAAACTTTATCAAATGAGCTTGCCGCCTATCACCGCAAAGCCTTAGATGAAGTGAAACAGGTGTATTTCAGCGGGCAGATGTTCGATGACTTCTTTTACGGTAAAGGGTCTACTTACCCGGATATTAACGGTTCCGTTGGAATTTTGTTTGAACAAGCGAGCTCACGCGGTCAGGCACAAGACTCACCGAATGGCGTAGTGACCTTACAAAACAGTATTGATAATCAATTTTCTACCTCGATATCAAGCCTTAAAGGTGCTGACGCATTACGTAAAAAACTCATAAAGTACCAGGGTGACTTTTTTGCTACTAACATAAAACGCACCCGTGATGGCAAGCAAAAAGGCCGCCTAGTGAAAGCCCAAGGTGGCGCAGCACATATTGACGAGCTCACCTCGATTCTTGAACAACACAAAATCAGCTTTAAATATTTGAGTCAAAATATAGAAGATGATGACATCCTCTTTATGCCTCAAAACAGCCTTTTTATTCCACAAAGCCAGCCTCAACATGATCTTTTACAGGCATTGTTTGATAAGCGAACTGAGTTTAAAGATGAAACATTTTATGATATTTCAACTTGGAATTTTGAGTCAGCATTAGCCCTAACGATAATAAATGGCGCTAAACCTAGTGCCAAATATTTAACGGCAAATAAGCCTCAGTTAACCCTGATGAATCAACTTGATGCAGCAGCAAATGTCGCTTTTGTGATTGATTGGCAACAAGCCTCTGCAGCGCCAATGTTGCAGCAATTACTGGCTAAAAATATCCAGGTTAAATATGCCAAAATGCCTTTTAGCTTGCCTGATAACGGCCCTACGGCTAACAAGTCGGCCGAGATAACGTTTCCTGCAGGCAGCTTGCAGATCCCGCAACGCCAGCCTAAATTTAGCGGTAATCTGCCCAAATTTATCAGTAAATTGGCTAAGCAATACCAAGTCAATGTCACCCCAGCAACCAGCTCACATACTTCATCGGGGATGGATTTAGGTAGCGATGACTTCATTACCATTAAACCGATTAAACCACTACTCATCACAGGTGCTGATACTAACGCTTCTGAAACAGGGCAAATGTGGTATTACCTTGATAGAACACTGGGAACACCTGTGACTATGGTGAATAGTGATCGCCTTGCAAAGCTCGACTTATCTGGATACAGCCATATTTTCATGGCCGACGGACCCTATAACTTAATGAGTGATGCCACCGCCAGAAAGCTAGGAAAATTTACTATTGATGGCGGCACGATCGTGGCTCAAAAACGGGCTCTCGTTTGGCTAAATAAGCGCAATATTTTAAAGTCTGAACCTAAAACACATAAAGAACTCAATAATTTATTTAGCACTTCAGGCATGAGTTTTGGCGATAAATCAAAATTGAATGCTAGGCAATCCATTGGTGGCGCGATTGTGTCATTAAAGCTTGATGATACTCACCCCATTAACTTTGGCTTGCCTAACCCACTACAAGTCATGAAAAACCGAGAAATCAGTTTCAATCTCACTTCAACCCCATTCATTGTGGCAGCAGATTATGAGAATGAGCCGCTGGTCAGTGGTTACCTTGCTAAGGAATACCAGCGTGCCTTTGCCAACACCCCTGCCATGATTGTGGAGCAAAAAGGTAAGGGCCATATTGTGGCATTAACCGATAATCTGCTGTTCAGAAATATCTGGTTAGGCTCTGAAAAAGTCTATGCTAATTCACTGTATTTTATTCAAAAGGGATTTAAATAA
- a CDS encoding ComF family protein — protein MAWQLTKNRFRGFLQQKCPPLFRQSYDIQSLGIQTVITAIKRNLPNRCLLCHQDIEQYAEGKPQTGVCQTCLVAGLYHDEICLGCGKPIPLLQVYCGHCQHIEPMLIIAPCSYHQGLGSLIAGIKYQQQCAPLTALAQVLAIRVMDLVARGLIDLPQVLIPVPLHRNRLKQRGFNQAWLIANELSQLLGIPMDDSLLKRIIDTKAQAGLDGKQRRQNCADAFELVKEIPYQRVALIDDVVTTGTTANEIASLFHGHYVHVQCWCLARAEAPGLL, from the coding sequence ATGGCTTGGCAACTCACAAAAAATCGCTTTCGCGGTTTTCTGCAGCAAAAATGTCCACCGTTATTCAGGCAAAGCTATGACATACAAAGCCTTGGCATACAAACTGTTATTACTGCGATTAAGCGTAATTTACCTAATCGATGCTTGCTATGTCATCAGGATATTGAGCAATACGCCGAAGGTAAACCGCAAACAGGCGTCTGCCAAACATGTCTAGTCGCAGGACTTTATCATGACGAAATCTGTTTAGGTTGCGGTAAACCCATACCGCTATTACAAGTCTACTGTGGCCATTGCCAACATATTGAACCGATGTTAATTATTGCGCCATGCAGCTATCATCAAGGTTTAGGATCGTTAATTGCTGGGATAAAATATCAGCAGCAATGCGCGCCACTGACAGCATTGGCGCAAGTATTAGCAATTCGAGTGATGGATTTGGTCGCCAGAGGTTTAATTGATTTACCCCAAGTATTGATACCTGTGCCACTTCATCGTAATCGTCTAAAGCAACGAGGCTTCAATCAAGCGTGGTTAATTGCAAACGAGCTGAGTCAGCTGTTGGGTATCCCCATGGATGATAGTTTGTTGAAGCGCATTATTGATACTAAAGCACAAGCGGGACTTGACGGTAAACAGCGCCGACAAAATTGTGCAGATGCTTTTGAATTAGTGAAAGAGATCCCCTATCAAAGGGTGGCATTGATTGATGATGTGGTGACAACAGGCACTACCGCCAATGAGATTGCGAGCTTGTTTCATGGTCATTACGTGCATGTGCAATGCTGGTGCCTAGCAAGGGCTGAAGCACCAGGTTTGCTGTGA
- the bioH gene encoding pimeloyl-ACP methyl ester esterase BioH has translation MNPPALHIHTIDNNNASNGKDVVLLHGWGVNSAVFHPLQTALSEYRVHYVDLPGFGDSEANENDIKAWATALAQALPENAIWLGWSLGGLVATQIAISHPQSVKALITVASSPCFMAQEQPEWPGIDPKVLSQFHQQLNINLAKTVERFLAIQAMGSDSAKKDMLTIKRLVLAKPLPSQAVLDQGLAMLRDVDLRPELHKITQPWLRIWGRCDSLVPKKIINLLPQATSIKDVIHNKASHAPFISHPNAFLNELLPWIKKYTD, from the coding sequence TTGAATCCACCAGCGTTACATATCCATACTATTGACAATAATAATGCCAGCAACGGCAAAGATGTCGTTTTACTGCATGGGTGGGGAGTCAATTCCGCTGTTTTTCATCCATTACAAACAGCGCTGTCTGAGTATAGGGTGCATTATGTCGACCTGCCGGGTTTTGGCGATAGCGAAGCCAATGAGAATGACATAAAGGCATGGGCAACCGCGTTAGCTCAAGCTCTGCCCGAAAATGCAATTTGGTTAGGTTGGTCATTAGGCGGACTAGTCGCAACTCAAATCGCCATTAGCCATCCACAATCTGTCAAAGCGCTAATTACAGTTGCCTCTTCCCCCTGCTTTATGGCGCAGGAACAACCTGAATGGCCGGGTATTGATCCCAAAGTGCTCAGCCAATTTCACCAGCAATTAAATATCAATCTAGCCAAAACGGTTGAGCGATTTTTAGCGATTCAAGCCATGGGCAGTGACTCTGCTAAAAAGGATATGCTCACGATTAAACGACTTGTTTTAGCTAAACCTTTACCTAGCCAGGCGGTTTTAGATCAAGGATTAGCCATGCTAAGGGACGTAGATTTACGTCCTGAACTACATAAGATTACTCAGCCATGGTTACGTATTTGGGGCAGATGTGACAGTTTAGTACCTAAGAAGATAATTAATCTTTTACCACAAGCAACAAGTATTAAAGACGTTATTCACAATAAAGCATCTCATGCACCGTTCATTTCACACCCAAATGCATTTTTGAATGAATTATTGCCATGGATCAAAAAATATACAGACTAA